The Streptomyces kanamyceticus DNA segment CCGTCACCTCCGCCGCGCCAAACGGCAAGACGGCCCTTCCGCGCTCGGTCTCCTGTGACAGCTCCGGCATCACCGCACCTCCCCGGTCCTATCCTCCACCAGTCCCAGTCTGACCCTGGACTTTTGTCCTAAGCCCATGGGGGCACCCGCAAAAACCCGCCTCTCACGGAGTAATGTCCCACCTGAGAAGACGATCACGAGGAAGGACAGCAACATGCTTTCCCGCCTGTTTGCCCCCAAGGTGAAGGTCAGCGCCCACTGCGACCTGCCCTGCGGCGTGTACGACCCGGCCCAGGCCCGCATCGAGGCGGAGTCGGTCAAGGCCGTCCAGGAAAAGATGGCCGGCAACGACGACGTGCACTTCCAGGCACGCGCCACGGTCATCAAGGAGCAGCGCGCCGAGCTCGCCAAGCACCACGTCTCGGTGCTCTGGAGCGACTACTTCAAGCCCCCGCACTTCGAGAAGTACCCGGAGCTGCACCAGCTGGTCAACGACGCCCTCAAGGCCCTCTCGGCCGCCAAGGCCTCGAAGGACCCGGCCACGGGCCAGAAGGCGCTGGACTACATCGCCCAGATCGACAAGATCTTCTGGGAGACCAAGAAGGCCTGATCTCCGGCCAGGCCGTCCGACCCGTGGTTGCGCGGGTCGCATCGCCTACTTGACCGCACCCGGTCCGCGGGTCGCCGAGCACGGCGTCCATGACGGACGGGGTGCGGTTCTCGTTTCCCCGGCTTCCCCCGTACTCCTCGTAGCTCCCCGCACTGAAGGAGACGACGTCAGCATGAAGCTGCCCGACACCGCGCACACGTCCCGCCCTTGGCGGATCCACGAGATCGCGCACGACTTCCGCCTCTACGACGTCTGGGCGCTGCCGACGCCCGGCGGCCCCGACGACTTCCCGCGCCTGGTGCGGAACACGGCCGCGGGCGACACGACGGGCAACCCCTCCTGGATCGCCCGCACGCTCTTCGCGATCCGCTGGAAGCTCGGGAAGCTGTTCGGCTGGGACGACCCGAAGGCGGGCCTCGGCTCCCGGGTCCCGACCCTGCGCGACCGGCTGCCGCGGGATCTGCGCGAAGGCCCGACCGGACCCGAGTTCGACCGGCTGCCCTTCACCTCGGTCTATCTGACCGACGACGAGTGGGCGGCGGAGGTGGCCAACTCCACCGTGCACGCGGTGCTGCACCTGGGCTGGGTCCCGGACGGGTCCGGTGGCTTCCGCGGCCAGATGGCCGTCCTCGTGAAGCCCAACGGCCTGTTCGGCAAGGCGTACATGGCGGCGATCGCACCCTTCAGGTACCTGCTCGTCTACCCGGCGATGATGCGCGGCATCGCGCGCGATTGGCACGAGTCGGCGCCCCGGCCGTGACCTCGCGGCGCGCTAGGGCCCTTCTGACGGATCTCCGTGGGAGAAGGAGCGGCGTTCGGTGCGTGCCCTCGGCGTGCGGTGTGAAGGGTCATGTGGCGGAGCCACCTGTCCCTTTGCGCCGTGCGGCGAGGGTGCGTGCCGGGCGTCGCGACGCCGCGGAGATCCGTCAGAAGGGCCCTAGGGCGTACGCCGAGGTCTGGCGAGGCCCAGGTCGTACGCGAGGATCGTCGCCTGGACCCGGTCGCGCAGGCCCAACTTGCCGAGCAGGGCGTTGACGTGGGACTTCACCGTGCCGGTCGTCACGCCGAGCGCCTCGGCGATCTCCGCGTTGGTGTGGCCCGCGGCCACCAGGGTCAGGACCTCGCGTTCGCGGGGCGTGAGGGACTCCAGGAGTTCGGGGTCCGGGGCGGGGGCCGTGTCGGCGAAAGCGGCGATCAGGCGGCGCGTGACGGTGGGCGCGAGCATGGCCTCGCCCGATGCGACCACGCGGATCCCCGCGAGGAGTTCCTCGGGCAGCGCGTCCTTGAGCAGGAAGCCGGACG contains these protein-coding regions:
- the sodN gene encoding superoxide dismutase, Ni, which produces MLSRLFAPKVKVSAHCDLPCGVYDPAQARIEAESVKAVQEKMAGNDDVHFQARATVIKEQRAELAKHHVSVLWSDYFKPPHFEKYPELHQLVNDALKALSAAKASKDPATGQKALDYIAQIDKIFWETKKA
- a CDS encoding DUF2867 domain-containing protein; translated protein: MKLPDTAHTSRPWRIHEIAHDFRLYDVWALPTPGGPDDFPRLVRNTAAGDTTGNPSWIARTLFAIRWKLGKLFGWDDPKAGLGSRVPTLRDRLPRDLREGPTGPEFDRLPFTSVYLTDDEWAAEVANSTVHAVLHLGWVPDGSGGFRGQMAVLVKPNGLFGKAYMAAIAPFRYLLVYPAMMRGIARDWHESAPRP
- a CDS encoding response regulator; the encoded protein is MVVDDQAVVRAGFAAIVDAEPDLDVVGEAEDGAAAVRLAGELAPDVVLMDIRMPGMDGLTATRLLTEGRGAQAPRVLVLTTFDQDAYVHDALRAGASGFLLKDALPEELLAGIRVVASGEAMLAPTVTRRLIAAFADTAPAPDPELLESLTPREREVLTLVAAGHTNAEIAEALGVTTGTVKSHVNALLGKLGLRDRVQATILAYDLGLARPRRTP